The Megalobrama amblycephala isolate DHTTF-2021 linkage group LG1, ASM1881202v1, whole genome shotgun sequence genome segment GGCTTATACATCACACATACTccaaaatgttcaaataaaGTAATATGTAGTCGTATATTTCTTTttcttactttttaaaataactaattaagtatcatatttaatgttcTTGTGTCCAAATTCAATTGGTCGCAGCCATGATTCATGAGATCGGTTAAAACTTAaatatgatttgtatttacatTAAACAATGCTTAAAATGTACATCATTACAATGAGTCATTGAGTTGTTCACTCAAGAATCACTCAGACCATGAATGAGTCGTTCAAATGTTTTGTTGACCGGTTCAACCAATTCATTTCGGGGGGGAAAGAAGAACGTTTATTGACACAGCTGGTATTTGTTATCGTATGATGTGGAGAAACCGGTTTCAGCGGTTTCTTCTGAAAAAGCCGGTTAAAAATATGCGCACTCATTTCGAGTGCGCatattttaaactaaaataaacataCTTCTCTGTAACCCTCCAGCGGCGGATGAGGCTACGCGCCGCGCTTCCATGAGCTGAAGCGAGACATCAACGCGATGTTTCCTGATGCGGAGGTGTCTGGCTTCGTGGGCAGGAGAGGTTGAGTACAGTGTCTATCTGACTGTCCACATATATCTTACTCATAATTTCCAGTAGTGTTTTATAAAAACTTTAATTCTCTTTTAACttacttaaagggacagttcacccaaaaatgaaaattctgtcatcatttactctccctcaagttgttttaaacctgtttgaatttcttctgctgaacacaaaagaagatatttttaagaatgtcgGTATTTTGTATGTAGCCtattttttccatactatgggtGTCCATCAACTGGTTGCCAATAGTCTTCAAAACAGcctatcttcttttgtgtttagcagaagaaagaaattcatacaggtttagaacaacttgagggagagtaaatgatgacagaatttaattttggggtgaactatctctttaaaaccTTTTAAAGAGAGCTAAAATCCCCATTAATAATAGATGAAAGTTTGTGTAGTTAATAGTAACAGTGTCACCTTTGTCTGTGGTCATTATATTAACATACTCTCTCTTTCCTTTTCCCTGTAGGAAGTTTTGAGATAGAGATCAATGAACATCTGGTCTTCTCAAAGTTAGAAACGGGTGGTTTTCCTTATGATGAGGATGTAAGCATCAGGAAatattttttgcaaaaaaaatatgcaatttttgtatttgtttgtttgtaatgTGTGTAGTCTGCAAAGCACATGCAGTGCATCCAGtacaaaactaatttttatatataatagaagtaataacagtaatagaAGTAAAATAAGAAagagtttttctttatttttttctgatttttatgaCCCGACCAAAGAGCACTTGCAATTTCACTGTGCGgacattgtttttctttgttcatttattgttttgttttggttttcttttttgtccTGCACCTGAGCCCAATTATGGATAtgcacacatttatatatatatatatatatatatatatatatatatatatatatatagtacctTTTCAAGGCAGTAATTTTCAGGTTTATTATTAGTATCATGCATTTGctatttgcatttttataagTTTAAAGggttgttcacccaaaaatgaaatttctgtcattaattactcaccctcatgttgttctacacccgtaagacctttgttcatcttcagaacacaaattaagatatttttgataaaatctgatggctaagtgaggcctctattgacagcaagataattaacactttcaaacacccagaaagctactaaagacatatttaaaacagttcatgtgactacagtggttctaccttaatgttatgaagcgacgagaatactttttgtgtgccaaaaaaaaaaatcgactttattccacaatatctagtgatggacgatttcaaaacactgcttcatgaagcttcgaagctttacgaatcttttgtttcaaatcagtggttcggagcatgttttaaactgccaaagtcacatgatttcagtacatcataagtgttttgaaatttcaatgtttcaccactggggggcgtgttttgaaatcgcccatcactagatattgttgaataattgatttaaagggttacttcaggatttagcattaagctttgtattagtagaataccactagtattttcgaattaccgtgctttccccccttcatatcagcccgagatgagagatttatgcatttttattctgtaaaaaagcctccgatgacgcaaaaatcgtcattttgcgtcatcggaggcttttttggccagaggcttaaaactacagccagtaatagcaggtagttccgcattttttcaccacgcccatacatatgcgcgtttgaggtcATAGatcggacatagatcaaagattttatcaaaagtgggtgtcaattatatttttaagattacagtaattaactttattttgtctgcactacatcagtggttcatctcgcaaatttatcagtctctgcagtcatctcaaccaatacagcaacaggcttttgtggtaacgttagcataaatagataaatagactaactcagttttacagaacagtggctttactttgataacagtcaacttatatgcaacttatatgtaattgtctatctaacgttactttgctaagtttgcagttttactgctacctacaacactacatataggctactgtgttatcagaaatagagtctagtatcagcgagtcttacctctaggcgaatacgcttagtaccagatggcccaggctgttcgtcctctgggaaagtgaatatcgatggtatcgcggtgtccttcagaatggttctcttcattgcaaggatatttggttttaggttttctataacggtgtcatctccaaacttggggtgtttgatggcccgcagccactgtttacatcgctccaaatctttaacttaatcggaaaatgacggaaacttacttgtcctttcctggttttgggtgtacatccaggtacaaagcaatttagcaccatttcgctgtaaatgtatgaaacaactcacgatttatagaattaatatgtaacaaagcaagcctagttgtttgaattttcctggtaatgccgcctgtaaccgataggcgtggtttgggcgtggcctcgcaagggcagcaaaacaagtgaattctgggagttgttgtctttcatccacattagtcaaaaatacattttctgccttttctcagtctagaaagctccaaattcaaaaataatttaacatttctactacataaatgaccaattttaaaaacacattcatctttccaggggtgaagtacctctttaagtattaaaaagtattctcgtcgcttcataacattaaggttgaaccactgtagtcacatgaactgttttaaatgtgtctttagtagctttctgggtgtttgaaagtgtaaattatcttgctgtcaatggaggcctcactgagtcatcggattttatcaaaaatatcttaatttgtgttctgaagatgaaagaaggtcttacaggtgtggaacgacatgagggtgagtaattaatgacagatattttgggtgaactaaccccttaagACAGCTTTATGGAATAACAGACTGAATTATGAGAGCGTGTAGTCACCAAAACTGTGAAACAAATCAATAGATTGCAACTCTGCGCACTCATGGACATTCACTCATGAGGTTCACCCTGGGCTATGAACGGTTTCTCATCTATGGTGGACATTGTTGACTGCTCTTCCTGCAATATTCTGTACAAATGATCCATTTAAACAAAGTTTTGTCCAGAAATGTATAGTTCAGCACAATTTTATATTTGTCTAACAAACTAATTTAGATAATGAATAACGTAAGGTCAAGTTTGTCTACAAATTTAACTAGTAGTGTTGTGTTCTTTTAATTTTCCTAATTTTCCTTTGTCCAATTCCTTTAGATTATGGAGGCCATTGGTAAGGCTAAGGATGGAAAGCCAGAAAAGATCACCAGAAACCGCAAAGAGTGCATCATCCTCTAATGCTTTGACCTCTGATCCTCATTACCATCTCAGCAGAGATGAGCTTCCATCTCCTCTTTCCGATCCACGTGAACATCTTATTGGTCTATTGCAGAAAAtggtttatttgttttaaaaaaatcttcacTTGTCTCCTTTATGGCTCTAGTTTTTTTGACGTAAATGATTGCCGTAACTTAAAGTTCAAAAGTTATGGTATGAGGCCTTAGTCCAGAAAACTATAACTGAAGTAGAGTAATAAAGAAGATAGTGAAGAGAAGAGTTACccaactttatttttcttttcatttgacAGACAGAATAATCCTTTTAttcttaaaatataatgcatgttTAATCTTGTTCTTATACCTAAAACATTACTTAAATTTACTGAGTAGAATATCAAAGATTATGTTATTAGAATGAACTCTGTAGCGAATTAGACAAAAAGGAATTGTTCCCCCAAATTATTTTGGAGTAAAGTGTCCTAGATTACTGAAACTGATGAtttaactacactgtaaaaaaaaaaaaaaaatatatatatatatatatatatatatatatatatatatatatatatatatatatatatatatatatatgtttcttTATTGCATGGGCGTTTTTTGAGTATTACTTCCAAAAACATGagaacttttttaaaattttgtcattggATAAACAGTAAATTGAGTTTATAAGTTTTCACAGTGTAGCTCAAAGGTAATTGGCACCTCATTTTAGATTTATAAAACTATTTCTGTGCTccatgttaaaaataaatagattcTGAAAATATTTGCAGATTGTTTTAATGAGTTAAGGTTTGTCACATATAGGCTACCTAAAATGTAACCCTCATTAAACTGCTTTGCTTTATAGGCTAGTAAATTTAATAAACATTATCAGTGAATTCTTTAATTGAAATCCTACAGGTTGTAATCATTTTTCACCAGCAGTAGAGGGCGTTTCTCAATGCAACTGTGTTGCTGTTCAGTATATTTGCTATCATATTCATTTCTGTTCATGCATTAACAAAACAGGGGTGAAACTGTTTAAACTAAGCCATCTTTAATAAAGAAGGTTTCATACTTgcaaataacagattttttttaccaGCAATCATTTGCAGTGAAGTATTTCACAAGAGTCAGGAGTGTAGTACTAGAGCTCTATGAAAATTGTCcattaaacaaacacattaaaaaagatTATTAAGTTCAGAGTCAACATAACACATCTTTGCTTTGGTAAGATGAAACACAAATAAGGCCCTGGCACCAACATTTCATTATACCCAAGTGTTAAATGTAATGGTGCCAACATGCTTATTAAGGCAAAGATAATATGAGGAAAATTCAGAGAACACTGtaattttcaaaatgaaaattctgtaaacGCCCTTAAAGCAGCCGGtgatagtttgtgtgtgtgtgtgtggttatcACAGAACAGCTAGTGTGTTTTATCATAAAACACCAGAGACTGCAGAAGAGACACACCTACACATACACACTGTGTGCTGTACAATATAATATGTGCAGTATAATGGGGAATAATATACAAATACTTTAGTGTATGACACATTGGTGTTATTGTGAAGAGCAGAGATACACTTAAGAGCAAGAATACTGCAAGAATACTAAATAGCagtgtaaaaaaaatgaattcttCTCACAGTGAACATTCAGTTCATTACAGAATTTAATTAATGATTAGATATTAATAATATCCAATATATTATGCATATTTCTTATTCAAAAGGCAAATGTTTAGCCTGTTAATGTAAAACAGTATGATTTTTGGCAAGATtttactacactctaaaaacaaTCCGTAAAATAGGGCACAATGTATACTGTATTAATTTGACTGCATTTtccctatatatttttttacaggttttacctgtattttgaattttaaaCTTCATTGcgttgtgttttagggttaatGGAAATGTCCATAAAATTACTGGATAATGCCCTGGTAATTTTCTGCCAGTAGGCCTACATTATccgtttttacagtgtatattgttgaaaataacTATGAATTGTATCAACATCAAGACAAATCTAAACAAATCATGCATTTCAATGTATATTTTAATCGAATTGAATCATTGTCAGAGAAAATATTCACAATCCTACTTAACAGCTTTATTCAGTAACTGACAAATTGAAGACGTCAGCTTTTGTTTTAGTGTCTAACATTAAACTACAAGTCACAAAAACCCTCTTtagcattcacacacacatgaaaACTCCCGCTCAGTCTCTCCAGTAATCATGCAACAGGGCGCTTGGCTTCAGTTACTGTTGTTCACATCACAGGTCACGTGACGCTCCTCTCTGGAGAGGCTGTTTTTCCATCCCTTAATAGGTCTCATAATTGCAGGACTGAGCATTAATTACTCTTGTACTCCTGAAAGGTCTCTAGCCACAAATATGCTGACATCATTTATGTGTTGTCATCGGACTGTAATCGTTGCCTGATGTCCCCAGTGAAAAGGTGCTCTAAAGCACCTGTCATGAAAGTGTTTATTCCTCCCCACGGACTCTTGTGGATCATCATAATTGCAGGGACAGACCTGTCCGATCCTGCTCATGAAGAGCCACCTTTCTGCAGAGTTGTGCTCcaacctgcctggaagtttctcgCAATCTTGAAGACCTTTATTAGCTGGTTGagatgtgtttaattaggggTAGATTTAAGCTCTGCAGGAAGGTGGCTCTTTCCAGGAGCAGGATCGGTGTGGAGCAACCTGCCTTGCTCCAGGGTACAGTGGTAATGATCCAAGAAGATGTCAGAAGTGCTCTGTTTTCCTAATCTATGTCACTTGGGATTGAAACTTCAACCTTTCTAATGGCAGCCCAAGAACCTTGACCACTGGGCAACCGCCATCTCCATGTTTCAGGTAATGGATCACAGTCAGTCACATAAGTTGTTGTTTTGACTTTAAATACTGTAAAGGAATTTTTGTTgttcatatatgtatataaattgcatgtttttttctgaaagcTCATGTAAATGTGAGTGCAGTGGTAAAGGGTGCATGGATAATATTGAGTCATATCAGCTGGGTTATTACATCTTTCAAGAAATGATTTTCCCAGCCGTGTTCACCTCAGGCCCAATGTACCAGGGCTATAATCGCTATAAACATAGTGGGCAGCTTTCCTCAATTCAGAGTTTTCCCCACAATCCTAAATATACAGCTACATTTTTTAATccatcatttaaatatatacatgagtAAATATTGGTATTTTCACTAAAAAATCACACATTGCAATTGAGGAAATTGTATtgaaagtctttatttttgtaaagTAAGTCTATTTAAACCATGTGATTAAAACAGTTACGATGTCCtcacattattttttaagcGAGGAAATGTCACAGAATAACAGGCTTTAACAGAAAGTGAGAAATAAAGACAAtctgcattttcaaaaaaatgcataaaccatttgaaaaattgaattaaataaaaattataattagttaaaatgtttttttttttttccatctatATAATCCGTTCACATGTAATGTGATGAATGGTAATGTCAACAAATTGGCTGATATTCccatgaaaaacaacaaaacttcaataaaatgtattttgcatTAAACCCTAAACACAGCTAAATCGATCAAATGATGTGACCAGGTTTAGTGTCGTAATTGCACGAGTCTTAAGACAGAAAGTAATAGGGTCCTGTTCACAGAATCATCACTCTTGAAGAAAGGTTAATCAGCAGATGACACACCCCAAATTATTGCTTTATTTGATTTATCTCCAGCACTTAAGCAAGCTCTCATTGAGGGACAGCAGTGTTTCCGTGACTCAGCGGAAAAAAGGTGACATATCAAACTGATGTGAGGGCCGTGGAGGGGGAAACCCCTTCAAGCACCCCCCAACCACCTTTAGAGGGGTGTCCTCCGTTATCTGATGTGAAGGGAATCCCTAACCTCTGCACAACTTGACGTCAGAAGGCAAGATGcttttttaatgattaatttgCCTTGCTTGTGATGAGCTCCACATTAACTCtccactcactctctctctctctcaatgtGTCATAATTTAGCCATCATCCAGGTTAACTGTTTTCTAGGAGTGGCTTCAGCATTgggttatttatattttatattaatgttttttgcagATAACTTCTTACCTTAGCAGCTAGCAAAAAAGTGCACAATTCACATGAGCGAGCCCATGCATTTTGATTAATTCAATTGAGGATGCAGAATTAATTAGGACAGGTATTTGAGTCTTGTTAAACTACAGGCCTCAAACTCTCGCTCTCTAATGTTCTCTGTTGGACCAGGCCGAGGGTGACTGTTTTTGGGAGTGGTATTAGGGTTGGGGTATTCCTGCTGTAAGGTGGCCGCATCGATAAGGCTATTTCTCTGATTATGAGGGTCTTATCACTCCTTCCCACCCCTGGGTGCTCTACGCATGCTGTCGCTTTTTGGGTTGCCACGCACTACATGACTTCacgtctttctctctttttccatTACCCCTCCATCCCCACCCATGCCTTTTGAATCGGTCCGAGGTCAGTCTTGAGTTGGGCGCTCAAAGTGTAGACGCGGAAACCCAGCACAGACCCGCCAGGACCACCTGGGCTCAGGTAAGGGTGTGTTGTGCTCTATTAAACAGTCAAATTAGGTGTTTTTGAGAAGGTCTGAGTGGGAAAAAGTAGGCTAGAATGAGACAGTGGTCACTTGCAGACAGGGGGACACCTGCTAAAGGTCATTTTAAGATCTCATTGTTACTTGCAGCAGTAAATTATCAGTCTATTGTACAGTATATACTGTCTCTACTATTTAAAGTGCTGTTTTCTAATCTCAAAAGGATTCTTATGTAATGTATGACTCGTGGACAAGTTTGTTTTATACAAAAGAGTTGCTAAAACCGCCTAGATAAAAGAACATTTCAGCGAGTTTAAATTTGTGTGTCAttcaaaaaaatgaagaaatgttCATCTTACTGAAAATAAGCATTCGTCTTTAAACTGGTGCATTCTTGTGTATTTTGTTTAATGGGAAGTTTATAATTCTGTTTATGACTGTATTTGGTAAATATGGGTCACATTGAAATATTGAATTAATTAGCTGCTAATCTAAAAAACTATTTAAGGAACCATGTTCTCTTCTCCCTGCACTAGATTTATCATCACTcacattttttagcacaaatCCAGAGAGGTTCTAGTAAATGTTGATAAGATAAtccggttttattttaaaacagggAATACGTGTGTTTACGATCTTCATCGTTGTGTTGAAGTAGTTGAGAGGGTTTTGAAGCACAACGACTTCACCAAACCCCTCTGCTGCGCTTTATCTGCCTCTGTACACAAGGAACAGAAGAGTCCTTATCACGCCATAGAAGTTCAGTCTTCAGATAATTGTCTGTTTGTGGCTCTTACACGCCCTTGTGCTAGTTAGGGGAACCTCCGAAAGACTCGAAAACTGAGTTGTGATCTGATCCTCAGTGCTTCTAAGCCAAGTCCTTGCTTTTAAAAGAACTAGTCAAAGACATACAGAACATTAAAACTATATCATTTCATtgatcatttatatttatatatgctaTTGTAAATATATAGCATGAATTTTGTTCAAATCATATGCGAGTGAGTAAGAGGTACGGGTTTACTGGCAAAACTCATTCTGGTTGTCAAGAACAGTATGTTGAAATGAATTTCTTGTGTTGtctatggtaacactttaataaTAAAGGGGAATACATGAATGAACGATAACCACTGCCTGTAGCAGGTGTGCAAGTCTTACAGCCTGACTGTGTTATTTTGTGAATGAAGGTTATGTGTGAGACTTTCTGAAACAGAAGGAAGACGTCTCGATGATGGAAACCGTATCGTTTGAAGGGGTGAGGAAGACATCTCATAGCACATTAAATGGTGGATGTACAATGGATTATTACATTCATATACGTCATAAAGTGTAGTAAAACAGTGTATCTCTCTCTATAGGACAATGACATGTCCTACGAGGACAGTGAGTCACCTCTACCATCTCCATTCACTTTGTGAGTATCAAATGGACACATACATTGATAGAAATGCAAATATAGTTGCCTCTGCTTCCTCTGGTCAGGTTACATCTTAAAATCAATGATAAAAATATTAGAAGGAATAGTTTACAGGCTGTTTTTAGGAACATTAAGGtttgtcacattttttttatgacgATTAACATCCCCAAACTGCCATGAACATAGTGcatccatatttttttattagattataattttttatatttaaatgagcATATTTTAAAGGAAGTACAACATGGTGTATAAATATTTTgctaattgatttttttttttttaattatgttgttgaaaattaatcattttaatcaaaACAATCATGCAATGCAAAACATCTAAATATtccttttaaaaaatactggaaaaatctttattttcattttggggtaatATGCTgcaaatatgttttgttttgtttttttacaaaattgtatctaatttttatttaattattagtcagttattatatttattttatttattttgtttttgtttttgttttttgagaaaAGCTAATCAGACATCTGAAAAACCATCTTAAAATCTcttaaaatgtacttaaatctCTGATAGACTTTCATATTGAATTTCATGGGTAGGGATGAATGTGGGTGGCACAATTATGTCCTGTCTCCAAAAAAATGACTACACGTTAGGATCACAGAGAGTAAAGTTGTAAAATGTCACGCCCTTGTGGCCGACCAGGGCAGTGCGAGGGCTAGACAGAGTGAGGTTTATGTTTCTTGTATCAGGGATGGCTTGGGTCGCTTTATAAGACGATGGAGCTCAGTGTGGCCTATGGTGCATAAGATCTGGTGAGTGCGTGTAGCTGTGACAGTCGGGTCTTTGCCCTGCTGTGTGTTGTAGTGTGTGCTCTCTGTCGCCCCCTGTAGGACACCTGCGGGACACAAAGGCAGCTATGACTTGGAGCAGATGAGGCAGCAGGAAGAGGTGCAGCCTCAGACCTTCACCTTCTCCAGAGACTTAGAAGGTGTGTTTGCCTTACACATgcatatataaaaacacaaaccttaAACCTTCCTGGTTCGCTACTCATTTTTTCCATTTCCCTTTTCAGCCGCTCGAAATACCAACACCAATGCCATCAAGAGGGGAGATGCAGAGGTgatacacacaaacatataatgTATTTACATACATATCTTTTacttctttataaatctctttaataaaaaaatctgctcGCCCACATCAGGCATACGTTGAGCTGAATGAGCTTCGTGGGGAGGTGTGGCAGGAAACGGGACGCTGGGTGGGTTATGAGGAGAACTTAAGCCCTGCCACGGGACAGTGGAGCCAGGCCCACATTTCCTATCTCACCTTCAAAAGCCTCATTCAACTCCGCAAGGTCATGAGCACAGGTGAGACACCATGTTTCCTTTAACCTTtagacatttttacaaaagatgAAAATGGCTAAGGCGGATCAGGAAACTTGTGGTGCCCACATAAACAGCTAAATATACTTCTAATGAAGGCCCATATCTCAACTAGAGCATGTTAATTTAGTGACTGGAtcaatttatttatgtttatttaattatgtttATGGTGACTAACCAGGGGCGGTGCTGCTTGATGTTG includes the following:
- the selenow2b gene encoding selenoprotein W, 2b is translated as MVVKIKVEYCGGUGYAPRFHELKRDINAMFPDAEVSGFVGRRGSFEIEINEHLVFSKLETGGFPYDEDIMEAIGKAKDGKPEKITRNRKECIIL